The Nocardiopsis composta genome includes the window TCCAGGGAGAGCCCGCGCTTGTTCCGCGCGGTCCACTCGCGCATCCGCTTGGGATACCCGACGATCTGGACATCGTAGACGGGAACCGCCAGATCCCGCGCCACCTTGCGGATCACGTCGGGCGATCCGACCCGGCGCCGGGTCCACTCGCCGTCGTGCGCGACGCCCACCGCGGTGGTCCCGGTGGCGAACGTCTCCGGTTCGACGTAGAACTCCACGCCCGTCCTCGACCGGGCGAAATCGATCAGCGCCTTGACGTCGGAGTCCTCGGCCGGGCGGTCGAAGCGGGCCTTGCCGCGCCGCCGCGCTCTGCGGAGTCCGAACCGGTCTCGCCATCCCATGTGCGTTGCGCTCCCGTTCGCGCCGTCGTGCCGCCGTACGGTGTCGGGTGTCGTGCTCGGGCCCTCGCAAAGGAGTCTATCCGCCCGAAGCGGCGGGACTTTTCGCATTTCCCGTACGCCGGGGTGACCGCGCTGCTACGTTCGGTGCCCGATAGGGGCGAGGGGGTTGCTTGTCGTGACTCTGTGGACGTGGGTGGCCGAGACGGCGCGGCGCTTCCGCGAGGAGGAGCGTCCGGAGCTGGCCGACGCGGTGGTGCGGCTGCCGCTGCTGGCCGCCGAGGGGGACACCGAGCGGATCCGCGCGGTGCTGCCGTCGGCCCTGCGCGCGCTGCGCGAGGCCGACGGGTTCCTCCCGGTATGGCTGGAGGGCTACTACCGGCATTGGCCGCTGGCCGCGCGGGTCGGCCACCGGGGCGAGGGGACCGCGGCGCTCGCCGCCGCGGAGGAGGCGCTGGTCGCCGCGCACGGCGACGCCGAGGACGCCGACGACGCCGCCTCCACCTGCGGGCCGGCGAGCTGCGCCGCGCAGAACGTGCTGGACTGCTACGCCAACATCGACGGCCCGGGCCGCACCGCGGACCGGACCGCGCTGCTCGCCGAGGCCATGGCGCACTCCTGCCCGGGCCACCCGGCCTGGGAGGCGCTGGTCGTCGCGCACGCCGACATGCTCATCGACGACGAGCGCCCCGAGGAGGCCGTCCGCGAACTCGACCTGCGCGCCGCAGAGATCCGGGAGGCCGGCGCCGAGGTCGGCATGGAGTACGGCTTCGCCTACGTGCGCGCGCTGCGCTACCAGGACCGCTACACCGACGCGCTGCTCGTGCTGGAGCAGCTGGAGGAGGGCGCGCTGGGCTCGGTGCCGGCCGGGACGGCGCGCACCGCGGCGGCCCGGCGGCTCCGGTTCGAGCGCGCCCGCCTGCTCGCGTGGCTCTCCCGGGCCGGGCTGAAGGCGGGGGAGGAGGCGGCGGCCGCACTGCCCGACGTCACCGAGGCCGACGCCCACCCGCGGCTCCGCAAGGCCTGGACCGACGCCGCCGAGGACCTCGCCGCCCAGGGCGCGCTGGCCAACGACTGGAAGATCGGCGTGGCGCTGACCACCTGGTCCCGCTATGCCGAGCGGGTCGGCGCGGACCGCCGGTGCGCGCAGCTCTCGCTGGCCGCGGCCCGGCTGGCCGCCGCGCGCGGCGCCCGCTGGGTGGGGGAGAGCGCGCTGGCCCGCGCCCGGCGCGCGCTGGGGCGCATCCGCAGGGCCGACGAGCTCGCCGCCGACCTCGACGAGGCCCGCGGCCTGGTGCTCGGCCTGCCCCCGGTGGTCCTCCCGGTCGATGCGGCCGACCTCGTCGCCGAGCTGCGCAAGGAGCCCAGGGAGACGGTCGACCCCGAGCGCCAGGCCGACCTGGTCGTCGCGGCCCGCGCCCAGCGCCCGGACGACTCGGTCCTGCTCAGCGCCCTCGGCCAGGTGGGCCGCACGCTCAAGCTCGGCGACACCGCCGCCGAGCCGCAGTGGTCCCGGGTCCGCCGCGCCCCCAACGACCAGCGCGCCGCGCTCTCCCTGCTGGAGACCCTGCTGCAGGACAACGACACCGCCGGAGTGCGGGTACTGGTCCGCACCCTCACCGACGCGGCCCTCGCCCCGTCCACCCCGAACTGACCCCCGAAGGCGATGTTCTGGGCGCTGCCGCCGCACCGGAGCCGGCCGGCCGCCCGCGCCCGGCGCACCGGGGCCCGGCTTCGCCCCGGGAGCCCGCGGCCGGTGCGAGGCCGGGGCGTGAGGGCGGCGTCCCGTACCGCCCTGCCCTTCCCGCGCTCCCGACCGGCCGTCCGTCCCACGCCGGCCGTCCGGGCGGCCGCGGAGACGCCGGGCGGGGCTCCGCCCCAGCCCGGCCCCACCCGGAGCGGGTGGTGGCCGGCGCCGTCTCAGACGATCCGGCAGGCCGTCTCGCGCGACCGGCGGAATGGGCGGTGCATCTCCGGCGGCCTGCGTGAACGTGAAGAAGAGGGCTGAAGCCGCTCCGGGCTCCCCGGGGACCACGGCGCGGGGCGAAGGACGCACGGACCGGGCGAGACGGCCGGCGGTTCCGCGGGCTCCGAATGAGACGTGTACGGGCGAGTGAGACAGGGCCGCCTCCATCCCCGGCCGCCCCTCCGCGGCCATGTCCCCCCGCCTATTGAGGCCGGGGTTCGGCGCGCCGGGCGACGGCAGCAGGCCGGAGCCCGGCACGCACGGCTAGGACAGGGCGCCCACCTGCACTGATCCGCACGCTCGCGGTGCCCCGCCCGTAACGCCGCCGCGACAGCGGCGGGCCACCACCTGGGGCCGGGGCCCAAGGCAAGAGCAGGGCCGAAGAACAAGGGAAGAGAGCAGCGCGCGGAGGCGAAGCGGGACGCCCGTCGACGATCTGGCCGATCCCGGGGCGCGGCGGCGACTCGGGCCCCGCGTGCCGTCTTCACCCGGCCCGCGGCGGCGGGAGCCTCCTTCCCGGGCGGGCAGGGGGCGGGAAGAGGCGGCGGCGCCGAGCCCGGCGCGGTGGGCGCGGCGACGGGGGAGGGAGGCGGGCCGGTCAGGCCGGCGGCGCCGGCTCGGCCAGGACCTCGCCGGCCGGGTAGGCCAGGGCGGCCTTGGGCAGCTCGGCCGGGCGGCCGCTGGCCAGTACCCGGACGGTGCCGGTGCGCCGGGCCGCGGGGTCCGGCTCCGCGCCGATCCGGCGCAGCGTCTGGGCGGCGACCGCCTGCGCCGCGGTGAACAGAGCGGGGCCGCCGCCGAGCGCCGCGGAGATCTCCGTGCTCACCAGGTCGTAGTGGGTGCAGCCGAGGACGACGCCGCGCACCCCCTCCGGGGTGCGCTCGGCGGCGTAGGCCACCGCGGAGGCGATCGCCCCGGGATCGGCCGACTCCACCGCCTCGGCCAGCCCGAGGCAGGCCACCGCGGCGGCCCGGCCGCCCGGGGCGAACCGGTCGATCAGGTCCTGCTGGTAGCGGCTGGCGGTGGTGGCCCGGGTGGCCCACACCGCGATCGGGGCGCCGTGCTCGGCGGCCGGCTTGATCGGCGGGACCGTCCCGACCACCGGGGTCCCCGGCTCGAACTCGGCGCGCAGCGCCACCAGGCCGTTCACCGAGGCGGTGTTGCAGGGCACCACGATCGCGTCCGGCTCCAGGGCGGCCGCGGCGCGGGCCCCGGCCAGTACCCGGCCGATGATCTCCTCGGGCCCCCGGGGCCCCCACGGCATGTGGTCGGGGTCCATGGACAGGATCAGGTCGGCGTCCGGGCGGGCCGTGCGGAGCGCGGCGGCGGTGGACAGCATTCCGATACCGGAGTCGATGAGGGCTATGCGCACGTCACCCGATCATATGGCCTGCCCGCCGCACCGCGTTGATCCCGGGCTCATCGGCCTGCCCGCCGCGGCGGACACGCCCGGGGCGGGCCCGGACGGGCCCGAGGTCAACGCCGGGCGGTGCTCTCAGAGCTCGCCGAGGCCGTTCCGGTGCCGCTCGGCCAGTTCCCGGTAGACGCCGGGGTTGGCGTCCACCCACCCCTGGGCGGTGGGGCTGAGCGGCCCGCGGACCCGGGCCGGGACGCCCACGGCGAGGGTGCCCGCCGGGATCTCGGCGCCCGGCGGCACCAGGGCGCCGGCGGCGACCATGGCCCGGTCGCCGACCACCGCGCCGTCCTGGACCGTGGCGCCGTTGCCGATCAGCGCCTCGCGGCCGATCCGGGCCGCGTACACCACGCACAGGTGGCCGACGGTGGCGCCGTGGCCGATCTCGGTCACCGAGCCGTCGGTGTGCAGCACGGAATTGTCCTGGACGTTGGCGCCGGAACGGACGATGATCGGGCCGAAGTCGGCGCGCAGCACCGCGCCGTACCAGACCGAGGCGCCCTCCTCCACGGTGACGTCACCGATCAGGGTCGCCGTCGGCGCGATCCAGGCCCCGGGGGCGATGCTGGGCTTCGCGCCCTCGAATTGAAAGAGTGGCATGCGGAACAGCGTAGGCGGAGCCGCCCTACCGGTCGGTAGGCGTAGGGTTGCTCGGGGCCGTCCGTCGTCTATGGCGCCGCGCAGCGCCGAAGTGGGTGAGTGAACGTGCATCGTCAGCCTCCGCACCGGGACTTCGCCGACCACGTCGCGGCCGTCCAGCGGCTGCGCCGCGACTTCGCCGCGCTGCCCGAGGGGGCGCCGGTCCGCCTGGCGAAACCCACCTCCAACCTGTTCCGGTTCCGCGAGGACGGCGATGCGCCGCGGCTGGACGTCTCCGCCTTCACCTCGGTGATCTCGGTGGACCCGGACCGGCGGACCGCCGAGGTCGGCGGCATGACCACCTATGAGGACCTGGTCGCCGCCACCCTGCCGCACGGGCTGATGCCGCTGGTGGTGCCGCAGCTGCGCACCATCACCCTGGGCGGCGCCGTCACCGGCCTGGGCATCGAGTCCACCTCGTTCCGCAACGGGCTGCCGCACGAGTCGGTGCAGGAGATCGAGATCCTCACCGCCACCGGCGACACCGTGGTGGCGCGGCCGGACAACGAGCACGCCGAGCTGTTCCGCGGCTTCCCCAACTCCTACGGCACGCTCGGCTACAGCCTGCGGATCCGCATCGAACTGGAGCCGGTCGCACCCTACGTGCACCTGCGCCACCTGCGGTTCTCCGACGCCAAGGAGGCGATGGACGCCTTCTCCCGGATCTGCGCCGAGCGCGAGCACGGCGGCGAGCGGGCCGACTTCGTGGACGGGGTCGCCTTCGGCCCCGACGAGCTCTACCTGACCGTCGCCTCCTTCACCGACAGCGCGCCGTGGACCAGCGACTACACCGGCCACGACATCTACTACACGTCCATCCCGCGCTATGCGGGCAGCGGGCCCGGCGACTACCTCACCACCGAGGACTACCTGTGGCGCTGGGACACCGACTGGTTCTGGTGCTCGCGGGCGTTCGGCGTGCAGAACCCGCGGATCCGCCGGCTCTGGCCGCGCTCGCTCAAGCGCTCCGACGTCTACCGCAAGCTGGTCGCGCTGGACCGGCGGACCGACTTCAGCCGGCTGCTCAACCACTACCGGGGGCTGCCCCAGCAGGAGCCGCTCATCCAGGACATCGAGGTCGGGGTGGAGAGAGGCGCGGAGTTCCTGGACTTCTTCCACTCCGAGATCGGCATGTCGCCGATCTGGATGTGCCCGCTGCGGCTGCGGGACCGGCCGGACGACGCGGGCGGGGGCGCCGGGGAGGACGGCCTCACCTGGCCGCTCTACCCGCTGGAGCGGGACCGGCTCTACGTGAACTTCGGCTTCTGGGGAATGGTGCCGATGAAGCGCGGACAGCGCCGGCACCACCACAACCGTCTGGTCGAGGAGGAGGTGGCCCGGCTCGGCGGGCATAAATCCCTCTACTCGGACGCCTACTACACCGAGGACGAGTTCTGGCGGCTCTACAACGGCGACGCCTACCGGGCGCTGAAGGACGCCTACGACCCTCAGGGGCGCCTCCTCGACCTCTACGCCAAATGCGTCAGCAACAGGTGAGATGACACGCCGGCCCCCGCTCCGGGGGAGTCGGGGCGACGTGCCGTGACGAAGGGGAACGAACATGCGGCTTGCGGAGATCTTCGAACGCGTCGTCGGCACCGGCGCGCCCGTAGCGTTCCGCGCCTATGACGGCAGCACGGCAGGCGATCCGAACAGCGACGTGACCATCGTGGTGCGCACCCCGGTGGCGCTCAACTACCTGGCCCAGTCGCCCGGAGCGCTGGGGCTCACCCGTGCTTACGTCTCCGGGCACATCGACCTCGAAGGCGACATGTACACCGCGCTCAAGCGGATGAGCGACGTCGTCTTCGCGGACCGCCCCGGCGTCTCCGCGGGGGACCTGGTCGAGATCGTGCGGAGCATCGGCTGGGTCAAGTTCGTCAACCGGGTCGCCCCGCCGCCGCAGGAGATGACCCGCTCGCGCCTGTCCGGGCTGGGCTGGCGGCACAGCAAGAGCCGCGACGCGGAGGCCATCCACCACCACTACGACGTCTCCAACGCCTTCTACGAGCTGGTGCTCGGTCCCTCGATGACCTACACCTGCGCGGTGTTCCCCACCGGGGACGCCACCCTGGAAGAGGCCCAGTTCGCCAAGTACGAGCTGGTCAGCCGGAAGCTCGACCTGCAGCCGGGGATGCGGCTGCTCGACGTCGGCTGCGGCTGGGGCGGGATGGTGATGCACGCGGCCAAGGAGCACGGGGTCAAGGCGCTCGGCGTGACGCTCTCCAAGGAGCAGGCCGAGTGGGCGAGCAAGCGGATCGCCCAGGAGGGCCTGGGCGACCTGGCCGAGGTCCGGCACATGGACTACCGGGACCTCCCGGACGGGGCCTACGACCGGATCAGCTCCATCGGCCTGACCGAGCACGTCGGAAAGAAGAACGTGCCGGACTACTTCGCCGGGCTGCACGCCAAGCTCAAGCCGGGCGGCCGGCTGCTCAACCACTGCATCACCCGGCCGCGCAACGACGAGCCGCCGATGAAGCCGGGCGGGGTGATCAACCGCTACGTCTTCCCCGACGGCGAGCTGGAGGGGCCGGGCTGGCTGCAGGCGAAGATGAACGACGCCGGCTTCGAGATCCGCCACCAGGAGAACCTCCGCGAGCACTACGCGCTCACCCTGCGGGAGTGGTGCGCCAACCTGGACCGCAACTGGGACGCCGCGGTGCGCGAGGTCGGCGAGGGCACCGCCCGGGTGTGGCGGCTGTACATGGCCGGCTGCGTGCTGGGCTTCGAGAAGAACGTGGTGCAGCTCCACCAGATCCTCGGGGTGAAGCTGGACGGCACCGACGCGCACATGCCGCTCCGCCCGTCGTTCTCCTGACCGGCCGCTCCCAGCCGGAGCGCGGTGCGGCGGCGCCCAGCCGCCGCACCGCGCTCCGCGCCCGCCCCGCCGGACCGCGGGCGGGTCCGGTGCTCTGCACCGCCCCTCCCCGGGGCCCTCGCCGGCCGGCCGCGACACGGCGGGGCGGTGCGGCCGAGGCCGGCGCGGGGGAAGCGGGCCGGGTAGGGGATCATGGGGGCATGCCGGAAGAACCCCAAGACGAGCGCCGCCGGGCCGCCGTGCTCGCCATCGAGATCATCGACGCCTACGTCCGCTCCGACCGCGGGGCGCTGGCCGAGGCCGCCGCGCGGGTCGAGGAGGAGGGCGCCGTCGATCCGGTCACCTCGGAGCTGCGGGTCTTCACCGCCTTCCTGACCCGCCGGGTGCAGGAGACGGGCGTGGTCTACAAGCCCGCCGACTCGCGCGAGGCGGTGGCCGCGGCCGTCGCCGACATGCTCCCGCCCGAGCTGGAGTTCGCCGTGGTGACGGTCTGGGAGGCCTACTCGGTCGGCGAGGAGGAGGCGGCCGAGCGGCTCTCGCACGGCGACCCGATGGTGGCGGTGCACATGCTGGCCGCGTTCTGCGCCGCGGTCGGCCGGGCCGTCTACCGGCCCGCCGAGCTCATCTCCACGCTGCGGATCGCCGCCGGGGTCTCCGAGGAAGGCCCGGACCAGGAAGCTTGACACGAGAGGCCGTCATGTAAAGAGTGTGGGGTGAGACACGCCAGTCGGAAGGCCCCCCATGCTCTCCACGCCCCCGGCCGAAGTGGCCGACATCGACCTCTCCTCGATGAAGTTCTGGAGCCGGTCGCCGAGCGAGCGCCACCGCGACTTCGCCCGGCTCCGCCGGCACGCCCCGGTGTTCTTCGCCGAGCCGGAGATGGGCCCGATCCCCACCGGCCCCGGCTACTACGCCCTGGTCCGCCACGCCGACGTGATCGAGGCCAGCCGCACCCCGCAGGTCTTCGCCTCCGAACCGAGCGCGATCTCCATCCCGGACATGCCGCAGGAGTTCGCCGAGTACTTCGGGTCGATGATCAACATGGACGACCCGCGGCACGCCCGGCTGCGCCGGATCGTCTCCCGCGGCTTCACCCCCCGGATGCTCGCCAAGCTCGACGACGACGTCCGCCGCGAGGCCGCGCTGATCGTGGACGGCCTGCTGGAGAAGGGGCCCTGCGACTTCGTCTCCGAGGTGGCGGCCCGGCTGCCGCTCAACATCATCTGCGCGATGATGGGCATCCCGGAGGACCTGCGGGAGACGGTCTTCGCCGACTCCAACATCGTGCTGGCCGGCAACGACCCCGACTACCTGGGCGAGGACGCCGACACCGCGGTGCGCCGGCTGCTGGAGGCCGGGGCGGAACTGTCCGGGATCCTCGCCGAGCTGGCCGGGGAGCGCCGCCGCCGGCCGGCCGACGACCTCACCTCCGCGCTGGTGCACGCCAACATCGACGGCGAGCTCCTCACCGACCAGGAGCTCGGCTCGTTCTTCATCCTGCTGGCGGTGGCCGGCAACGAGACCACCCGGAACGGCATCAGCCACGCGCTCAAGCTGCTCACCCTCCACCCCGACCAGCGGGAGCTGTGGTGGTCGGACTTCGAGGCGCACGCCGGCACCGCGGTGGAGGAGGTCATCCGGTACGCCTCGCCGGTGAACTGGATGCGCCGCACCGTCACCCGGGACCACGAGATGAACGGCGTGCACTACCGGGCCGGCGACAAGGTGCTGCTGATCTACCCCTCGGCCAACCGGGACGAGGAGGTCTTCGACCGGCCGGACGCCTTCGACGTCACCCGCTCGCCCAACCCGCACGTCGGCTTCGGCGGCCCCGGGCCGCACTTCTGCCTCGGCGCCCACCTCGCCCGGCGGGAGATCACCGTGATGCTGCGCGAGCTGCACCGCCGGGTGCCCGGGATCCACTCGACCGCCCCGCCGCAGCGGCTGCTCTCCTCCTTCGTCAACGGCATCAAGTCGATGCCGTGCGCCTTCTGAGCCGGGCCCGGGGAGGGACGGGGGAAAGAAGAGAAAACGGGCGGTTCCGCGAGGCGTCCGCCGCCCGCACGGGGTGCCGACGGTAACGTGATGCGCACAGTGGGTCCCGCCTGTGGGGCAGGTCATAACATCCGCGTTACTTGTCTTCACAGCACCCACCGGTGTGCGTAGTTTTTCTACAAAACCCCCCGGGGGGCCTGGGCGCCCCGCAGCCGCGGGGGCGTTCCCTGATGGGAGGACGCCGATGGAGCCGAAGATTCCCCAGCCCGCCACCGGACACCGCACCCGGAGAGGGACCCCCGCACGCACCGGGCGCAGGGCGCTGCCCGCGGCCGCCGCCGCGGCGGCGCTCGGCCTGGCCGCCACCGCATGCGGCGGGGGAGGCGGTGCCGGCGGAGACGACGGCACCCTCACCGTCTGGATCATGGAGGGCACCAACCCCGACGCCACCGAGTACTTCGAAGCGGTCGGCGAGCGCTTCGAGGAGGAGCACGGGATGCCGGTCGAGGTGGAGTTCGTCCCCTGGGCCGACGCGCACGACAAGTTCACCAAGGGCATGGCCGGCGGCACGCTGCCCGACGTCGCAGAGCTGGGCACCACCTTCACCCCCGAGTTCGCCGAGGTCGGCGCGCTGGTCGAGCTGACCGACCGGGTGGGCGACACCGGCGCCTACAACCCGGCGCTGGTGGAGGCCGGCACCTACGGTGGCGAGGTGTACGGCATGCCGTGGTACGCCGGCATCCGGTCGATCATCTACCGCACCGACGTGTTCGAGGAGCTCGACCTGGAGGTCCCGGAGAACTGGGACGAGCTGCGCGAGACCGCCAAGACCATCGCCGAGGAGGGGGAGGACGACATGACCGCCTTCCCGGTCCCCGGCGCCGCCCCCTACTCGGTGATGCCGTTCATCTGGGGCGCCGGCGGCGACATCGCCGAGCAGGACGGCGACCAGTGGACCGGGACGCTCTCCTCCGAGAAGTCCCTGGAGGGCCTGGAGTTCTACACCGGCCTCGCGCTCGAGGACGGCGTCTCCAGCACCGGCGCCTCCACCTGGAAGGAGACCGACGTCCAGGACAACTTCGTGGACGGCAAGGTGGCGATGGCGATCTCCGGCAGCTGGACCCCGGCCGCCATCGCCGAGGCCGACCCCGACCTGGCCGAGAACCTGGGCGCCTTCCCCATCCCCGGGCCGGACGGCGGGTACAGCCCGTCCTTCATGGGCGGGTCGCACCTGGGCATGTTCGCCGGCGGGAACGAGGACGCCGCCTGGTCCTACATCGAGCTGCTCACCGGCGACGAGTTCGCGCAGCGCTGGACCGAGGAGAGCACCTACTTCCCGGGCCGCCAGGACCAGATCGAGGCGCTCGCCGAGTCCGACGACCCGCTGGTCGCCCCGTTCGCGGTGCAGGCGCTGGAGGCCGGCGCCTCGGCCCCGGTCGCCCCGCAGTGGGGGCAGGTCGAGGGCAAGCAGGTCATCCCGGAGATGACCCAGTCGGTCCTGAACGGCGACGCCACCGCCGAGGAGGCGGCGAAGAAGGCCGACGAGACCATCGACGCCACCCTCAACCAGGAGTCGTGAGGGTCCGCGCAAGGTGAGTGAGACCGCGACCGCGGGGCGGCCGGCGCCGGCCGCCCCGCAGCCATCCCCGAAGCGCCGCCGGCGGCTGTCGCTGACCGCCCGCCGGCGCGCACTGCCCTGGGCGCTGCTCGCGCCCGGGCTGCTGGTCATCGGCGGCCTGCTGCTCTACCCGCTGGGCCGGGTGCTGTGGCTGTCGGTGCAGGACTACGGCCTGCGCGAACTGTTCAGGGGCGGGACGAACTTCGTCGGCGCCGAGAACTACCTCGCCCTGCTGGCCGACTCCTACCTGTGGCGCATCGCGCTGCCCAACACCGTGTTCTTCGCGGTGGTCGCGGTGGGGGCCACGGTCGTCTTCGGCACCCTGGTGGCGCTGCTGCTGTCCGTCCTGCGGCCGCTCGCCCGCACCATCGTGATCAGCTGCATCATGGTGGCCTGGGCGATGCCGGCGGTGTCCGGGACCTACGTGTGGGTGTGGATCTTCGACGTCGACCGGGGCATCGTCCGCCAGGGCCTGGAGGCCGCCGGGGCGCTCGGCCCCGAGGGGTTCAACTGGTTCGCCGACCGGCTGGCGTTCTATGCGATCGTCACGCTCAACATCGTCCACCACGGCTTCCCGTTCGTGGCGGTGACGGTGCTGGCCGGACTGCTCACCGTGCCCAAGGAGCTGTACGAGGCGGCGGTGATCGACGGGGCCGGCGCCTGGCAGCGGTTCTGGAACGTCACGGTGCCCACCCTGCGCCCGGTCTTCGCGGTGGTCACCATCCTCTCCACCATCTGGGACTTCAAGGTCTTCGCCCAGGTCTTCCTGATGCCCGGGGGCGACGGGGCCAACCCGTCGATGCTCAACTTCGGCGTCTGGTCCTACCAGCAGGGCATCGTGCAGAGCGCGTACGGGACCGGGGCGGCGATCGCGGTGCTGCTCACCGTGATGCTGCTCGTCGTCACCGTGGTCTACCTGCGCGCCCTGTTCCGCGAGGAGGAGCTGCGATGAGGATCGGAAGGCGCTCGCCCTGGGCCTCGGTGGGCATCTTCGCCGCGGTCGCCGGGCTGCTGGCGTTCACCCTGTTCCCGGCCTACTTCATGCTCTCCAGCGCGCTGGCGCCCAAGCGGACCGTGACCGGGACCGAGGTGCTGCTGCCCGAGCAGGTCACCCTGGACAACTTCTCCTACGTGCTGACCGAGGCGGGCTTCCTCCGCTACCTGGGCAACTCGCTGTTCATCGCGGTGATCACCGTGCTCGGCAGCGCGCTGCTGGCGCTGCTCGCCGCGGTCGCGGTCTCCCGGTTCCGCTTCAGGTTCCGCACCACGGTGCTGGTGATGGTGCTGGTCGTGCAGATGGTCCCGCTGGAGGCCCTGGTCATCCCGCTGTTCCTGCAGGCCTCCTCGCTGAACATGCTCAACTCGCTGCTCGGGCTCTCCGTCGTCTACGTGGCGCTGTCGCTGCCGTTCGCGATCTGGATGCTGCGCGGGTTCACCGCGGCGGTCCCGGCGGAGGTGGAGGAG containing:
- a CDS encoding sugar ABC transporter substrate-binding protein, with product MEPKIPQPATGHRTRRGTPARTGRRALPAAAAAAALGLAATACGGGGGAGGDDGTLTVWIMEGTNPDATEYFEAVGERFEEEHGMPVEVEFVPWADAHDKFTKGMAGGTLPDVAELGTTFTPEFAEVGALVELTDRVGDTGAYNPALVEAGTYGGEVYGMPWYAGIRSIIYRTDVFEELDLEVPENWDELRETAKTIAEEGEDDMTAFPVPGAAPYSVMPFIWGAGGDIAEQDGDQWTGTLSSEKSLEGLEFYTGLALEDGVSSTGASTWKETDVQDNFVDGKVAMAISGSWTPAAIAEADPDLAENLGAFPIPGPDGGYSPSFMGGSHLGMFAGGNEDAAWSYIELLTGDEFAQRWTEESTYFPGRQDQIEALAESDDPLVAPFAVQALEAGASAPVAPQWGQVEGKQVIPEMTQSVLNGDATAEEAAKKADETIDATLNQES
- a CDS encoding SAM-dependent methyltransferase — translated: MRLAEIFERVVGTGAPVAFRAYDGSTAGDPNSDVTIVVRTPVALNYLAQSPGALGLTRAYVSGHIDLEGDMYTALKRMSDVVFADRPGVSAGDLVEIVRSIGWVKFVNRVAPPPQEMTRSRLSGLGWRHSKSRDAEAIHHHYDVSNAFYELVLGPSMTYTCAVFPTGDATLEEAQFAKYELVSRKLDLQPGMRLLDVGCGWGGMVMHAAKEHGVKALGVTLSKEQAEWASKRIAQEGLGDLAEVRHMDYRDLPDGAYDRISSIGLTEHVGKKNVPDYFAGLHAKLKPGGRLLNHCITRPRNDEPPMKPGGVINRYVFPDGELEGPGWLQAKMNDAGFEIRHQENLREHYALTLREWCANLDRNWDAAVREVGEGTARVWRLYMAGCVLGFEKNVVQLHQILGVKLDGTDAHMPLRPSFS
- a CDS encoding gamma carbonic anhydrase family protein, yielding MPLFQFEGAKPSIAPGAWIAPTATLIGDVTVEEGASVWYGAVLRADFGPIIVRSGANVQDNSVLHTDGSVTEIGHGATVGHLCVVYAARIGREALIGNGATVQDGAVVGDRAMVAAGALVPPGAEIPAGTLAVGVPARVRGPLSPTAQGWVDANPGVYRELAERHRNGLGEL
- a CDS encoding glutamate racemase, whose translation is MRIALIDSGIGMLSTAAALRTARPDADLILSMDPDHMPWGPRGPEEIIGRVLAGARAAAALEPDAIVVPCNTASVNGLVALRAEFEPGTPVVGTVPPIKPAAEHGAPIAVWATRATTASRYQQDLIDRFAPGGRAAAVACLGLAEAVESADPGAIASAVAYAAERTPEGVRGVVLGCTHYDLVSTEISAALGGGPALFTAAQAVAAQTLRRIGAEPDPAARRTGTVRVLASGRPAELPKAALAYPAGEVLAEPAPPA
- a CDS encoding carbohydrate ABC transporter permease, which gives rise to MRIGRRSPWASVGIFAAVAGLLAFTLFPAYFMLSSALAPKRTVTGTEVLLPEQVTLDNFSYVLTEAGFLRYLGNSLFIAVITVLGSALLALLAAVAVSRFRFRFRTTVLVMVLVVQMVPLEALVIPLFLQASSLNMLNSLLGLSVVYVALSLPFAIWMLRGFTAAVPAEVEEAAYIDGASWGRMFWSVLLPLVAPGLVATGIFSFITAWNEFLIAYAFLDMEEYYTVAVGLRQFAGQNTTDWGAMMAASTIVTIPVMVFFLFVQRGLVSGLVQGAVKG
- a CDS encoding FAD-binding oxidoreductase, which translates into the protein MNVHRQPPHRDFADHVAAVQRLRRDFAALPEGAPVRLAKPTSNLFRFREDGDAPRLDVSAFTSVISVDPDRRTAEVGGMTTYEDLVAATLPHGLMPLVVPQLRTITLGGAVTGLGIESTSFRNGLPHESVQEIEILTATGDTVVARPDNEHAELFRGFPNSYGTLGYSLRIRIELEPVAPYVHLRHLRFSDAKEAMDAFSRICAEREHGGERADFVDGVAFGPDELYLTVASFTDSAPWTSDYTGHDIYYTSIPRYAGSGPGDYLTTEDYLWRWDTDWFWCSRAFGVQNPRIRRLWPRSLKRSDVYRKLVALDRRTDFSRLLNHYRGLPQQEPLIQDIEVGVERGAEFLDFFHSEIGMSPIWMCPLRLRDRPDDAGGGAGEDGLTWPLYPLERDRLYVNFGFWGMVPMKRGQRRHHHNRLVEEEVARLGGHKSLYSDAYYTEDEFWRLYNGDAYRALKDAYDPQGRLLDLYAKCVSNR
- a CDS encoding cytochrome P450 produces the protein MLSTPPAEVADIDLSSMKFWSRSPSERHRDFARLRRHAPVFFAEPEMGPIPTGPGYYALVRHADVIEASRTPQVFASEPSAISIPDMPQEFAEYFGSMINMDDPRHARLRRIVSRGFTPRMLAKLDDDVRREAALIVDGLLEKGPCDFVSEVAARLPLNIICAMMGIPEDLRETVFADSNIVLAGNDPDYLGEDADTAVRRLLEAGAELSGILAELAGERRRRPADDLTSALVHANIDGELLTDQELGSFFILLAVAGNETTRNGISHALKLLTLHPDQRELWWSDFEAHAGTAVEEVIRYASPVNWMRRTVTRDHEMNGVHYRAGDKVLLIYPSANRDEEVFDRPDAFDVTRSPNPHVGFGGPGPHFCLGAHLARREITVMLRELHRRVPGIHSTAPPQRLLSSFVNGIKSMPCAF
- a CDS encoding carbohydrate ABC transporter permease; this translates as MSETATAGRPAPAAPQPSPKRRRRLSLTARRRALPWALLAPGLLVIGGLLLYPLGRVLWLSVQDYGLRELFRGGTNFVGAENYLALLADSYLWRIALPNTVFFAVVAVGATVVFGTLVALLLSVLRPLARTIVISCIMVAWAMPAVSGTYVWVWIFDVDRGIVRQGLEAAGALGPEGFNWFADRLAFYAIVTLNIVHHGFPFVAVTVLAGLLTVPKELYEAAVIDGAGAWQRFWNVTVPTLRPVFAVVTILSTIWDFKVFAQVFLMPGGDGANPSMLNFGVWSYQQGIVQSAYGTGAAIAVLLTVMLLVVTVVYLRALFREEELR